The Episyrphus balteatus chromosome 4, idEpiBalt1.1, whole genome shotgun sequence genome includes a window with the following:
- the LOC129918126 gene encoding protein strawberry notch isoform X2, translating into MVNQRSEKKTTTLKKAIDFGDDDVDDSSGSDFDDDDDPDKIEVPGGGRDLQTAVTYAKNSSHNNKNSLLLSSATSSTLSSSTASASTTKTMAQSANTKINTGKLQPAQQMQQKSQPQQQQPQKLPSLSQLQAGMNPSASGFDALKQQTMSQTGMSYLGGGLLGSAAAAGGSSSTGGGITGMNMNSAQLMNMAYGSGLPSYYQNNSMASILAQMGMAGFGNLLAPSTATSAVRQQPAAPQPMAQDPMSRINQYVLQNIQALLAANPSFLTSGIPNKLLSQMWMQAPMKTNQAAEEEEADFEEMGVAETYAEYWPAKLKLGKKHPDPVVETASLSSVEPCDVYYKLSIPQETIQSGQLSALQLESITYASQAHDHLLADGSRAGFLIGDGAGVGKGRTIAGIIFENYQKGRKKALWISVSNDLKYDAERDLSDIGAGKIDVHALNKFKYAKISSDVNNNCKRGVIFSTYSALIGESNNKTGKYKSRLKQLLQWCGEDFDGLIVFDECHKAKNLCPVGSGKPTKTGSTVLELQNKLPKARVVYASATGASEPKNMAYMVRLGIWGQGTAFPTFNDFIMAVEKRGIGAMEIVAMDMKLRGMYIARQLSFHGVTFKIEEVPLSSDFRKIYDDSVELWVEAMQKFTEAAELIDAESRMKKTMWGQFWSSHQRFFKYLCIAAKVNHAVQVAREAIKYGKCVVIGLQSTGEARTLEQLEREEGELSDFVSTAKGVFQSLVEKHFPAPDRNRINRILGLGSNKKSIQSIIEESKKETAAAASTSKRKASARAAAGKAAAKKARRRSSSGDEFDQNSDDSDFKIMSASESEESDHGSDSGQSSDFNPFYSGSDSDADPWVNSRKKKKPKEKAAAASATATKKKPTSTQDKIQELLQKKQEQKNTVTQVGVHGIKMNYGPPPKDAIERACSMKEELLRKIDRLGDKLPPNTLDQLIDELGGPENVAEMTGRKGRVVQSDDGSIQYESRSEQDVPLETLNLTEKQRFMDGEKDVAIISEAASSGISLQSDRRVRNQRRRVHITLELPWSADRAIQQFGRTHRSNQVNAPEYIFLISDLAGERRFASTVAKRLESLGALTHGDRRATETRDLSQFNIDNKYGRTALETVMKTIMGYESPLVPPPTDYKGDFFKDIAGALVGVGIIVNSESNPGVLSLDKDYNNISKFLNRILGMPVELQNRLFKYFTDTLNAIISQAKKGGRFDLGILDLGAAGENVTRVKLLKFIRKHATGTAPTELHTVRVERGMIWQEALDKYADLISEKEGFYLSHQLRNNKRTAILAIEIEAITPQQQQKKKGDTKPSKKDIMFQVYRPNTGLQVRPESLAEIEKKYKKVTVEEAETHWTQQYDASVNTCSHAYWNGNCRNVNIGQECEVGLRQRLYTVLAGSVLSVWSRVENILSMRSAINNKMQVIRLKTTEGEKIVGTLIPKTCSELLVQDLKSDAEKVEETSFSKA; encoded by the exons ATGGTTAATCAGAGAAGCGAAAAGAAAaca aCAACTTTAAAGAAAGCAATCGACTTTGGTGATGATGACGTTGACGATTCGTCTGGTTCAGATTTCGATGATGACGATGACCCAGATAAAATAGAAGTACCAG gtgGCGGTCGTGATCTCCAGACAGCTGTTACATACGCTAAAAATAGCTCCCATAATAACAAGAACTCTTTGCTGTTATCATCGGCAACATCATCAACTCTATCATCATCAACAGCATCAGCGAGTACAACCAAAACAATGGCTCAAAGTGccaatacaaaaattaacacaGGTAAATTACAACCTGCACAACAAATGCAGCAAAAGTCTcagccacaacaacaacaaccacaaaaacTACCATCGCTCTCACAACTTCAGGCAGGAATGAATCCATCTGCATCTGGGTTTGATGCTTTAAAACAGCAAACAATGTCCCAAA CTGGAATGTCCTATCTTGGTGGTGGACTACTTGGCAGTGCTGCTGCCGCCGGTGGAAGTAGTAGCACTGGCGGTGGTATTACTGGGATGAATATGAACTCTGCCCAGTTGATGAACATGGCATATGGCAGCGGGCTGCCATcatattatcaaaacaattcaaTGGCGTCTATATTGGCGCAGA TGGGTATGGCCGGATTTGGCAATTTGCTTGCTCCATCTACAGCCACATCAGCTGTGAGACAACAGCCAGCTGCACCCCAGCCAATGGCTCAAGATCCGATGTCACGTATAAATCAATACGTCTTGCAAAACATCCAAGCTTTGTTAGCAGCAAATCCAAGCTTTCTAACAAGTGGAATTCCCAATAAGCTATTATCTCAAATGTGGATGCAGGCTCCAATGAAG ACCAATCAAGCTGCCGAAGAAGAAGAGGCTGATTTTGAGGAAATGGGTGTTGCTGAGACATATGCCGAATATTGGCCCGCAAAGT TAAAATTGGGTAAAAAACATCCAGATCCTGTAGTTGAAACGGCCTCACTATCATCCGTCGAGCCATGTGATGTGTATTACAAATTATCCATTCCACAGGAGACCATCCAAAGTGGTCAACTGAGTGCTTTGCAATTAGAATCTATAACTTATGCATCTCAAGCACATGATCATCTATTGGCCGATGGTAGCCGAGCTGGATTTTTAATTG GCGATGGTGCTGGTGTGGGAAAAGGTCGAACTATCGCTGGAATAATATTTGAAAACTACCAAAAGGGCCGCAAGAAGGCTCTATGGATCTCAGTCTCAAATGACCTGAAATACGATGCGGAACGTGATCTTTCTGATATAGGAGCTGGTAAAATTGATGTACATGCATTGAATAAG ttcaaatatgcaaaaatcTCATCAGATGTCAACAACAATTGCAAGCGTGGAGTTATATTCAGTACATATTCTGCATTGATAGGGGAATCGAATAACAAGACTGGAAAATATAAGTCACGCTTAAAGCAATTACTTCAATGGTGTGGCGAAGACTTTGATGGACTTATTGTATTTGATGAGTGTCACAAAGCTAAGAATTTATGTCCGGTGGGTTCTGGAAAGCCAACAAAGACAGGTTCAACTGTGTTAGAATTACAAAATAAGCTGCCAAAAGCGAGAGTTGTCTATGCATCTGCTACGGGTGCATCTGAGCCAAAGAATATGGCTTATATGGTCCGCTTGGGTATTTGGGGTCAAGGCACAGCTTTCCCAACTTTCAATGATTTTATCATGGCTGTTGAAAAGAG AGGAATCGGCGCTATGGAAATTGTGGCTATGGACATGAAACTCCGAGGAATGTACATTGCTCGACAGCTTAGTTTCCATGGAGTAACATTCAAAATAGAAGAAGTTCCATTATCAAGTGATTTCCGAAAAATCTATGATGATTCTGTTGAATTG TGGGTTGAAGCTATGCAAAAGTTTACTGAAGCTGCTGAACTCATCGATGCCGAAAGTCGCATGAAAAAAACAATGTGGGGTCAATTTTGGTCATCGCATCAGCGTTTCTTCAAATACCTTTGTATTGCTGCAAAAGTAAATCATGCCGTTCAAGTAGCACGAGAAGCCATCAAATATGGCAAATGTGTTGTTATTGGTTTGCAATCAACTGGAGAAGCCAGAACTTTAGAGCAATTGGAGAGAGAAGAAGGTGAACTGAGCGATTTTGTATCAACTGCTAA AGGTGTTTTCCAATCGCTGGTAGAAAAACATTTTCCAGCTCCAGATAGAAATCGAATAAATCGCATCCTAGGACTAGGATCCAATAAGAAAAGCATCCAATCGATAATCGAGGAGAGTAAAAAAGAGACAGCAGCTGCTGCATCGACTTCAAAGCGAAAAGCCAGTGCCCGGGCGGCAGCTGGAAAAGCAGCGGCCAAAAAAGCTCGTCGACGTTCATCGAGTGGCGATGAATTCGATCAGAATTCCGATGATTCTGACTTTAAGATAATGTCTGCTTCGGAATCAGAAGAATCCGACCATGGATCGGATAGTGGACAGAGCAGTGACTTCAATCCATTCTATTCGGGCAGTGACAGTGATGCCGACCCATGGGTCAATTCACGAAAGAAAAAGAAGCCGAAAGAGAAAGCTGCAGCAGCATCAGCGACTGCAACTAAGAAAAAACCCACTTCCACCCAAGACAAAATCCAAGAGCTGCTGCAAAAGaagcaagaacagaaaaatACCGTCACCCAGGTGGGGGTGCATGGTATCAAAATGAATTACGGTCCACCACCCAAGGACGCTATTGAAAGAGCTTGTAGTATGAAAGAGGAGTTATTGCGAAAGATCGACCGACTCGGAGACAAACTTCCACCGAATACTCTGGATCAATTGATCGATGAGCTGGGTGGGCCAGAGAATGTTGCTGAAATGACTGGCCGCAAAGGTCGAGTTGTTCAGTCCGATGATGGTTCAATTCAATATGAATCCCGTTCAGAGCAGGATGTTCCCCTGGAAACGCTTAATTTGACTGAAAAACAACGCTTCATGGACGGCGAGAAGGATGTGGCAATAATTTCCGAAGCCGCATCAAGTGGTATATCTTTGCAAAGCGATAGAAGAGTGCGCAATCAACGCCGACGTGTACACATCACATTAGAACTGCCTTGGTCGGCCGATCGGGCAATCCAACAATTTGGGCGAACACATCGTTCGAATCAGGTTAATGCACCCGAGTACATATTCTTGATCTCAGACTTGGCCGGAGAGAGAAGATTTGCCTCGACTGTTGCCAAACGTTTAGAATCATTAGGAGCCCTGACCCATGGTGATAGACGTGCCACTGAAACAAGAGATTTATCACAGTTCAATATTGACAACAAGTATGGACGAACTGCATTAGAAACTGTCATGAAAACGATAATGGGTTATGAGTCTCCACTTGTCCCACCACCCACCGATTACAAAGGAGATTTCTTTAAAGACATTGCCGGAGCACTTGTTGGTGTTGGTATCATTGTTAATAGTGAATCGAATCCGGGTGTCCTGAGTCTGGATAAGGATTACAATAACATATCGAAGTTCTTGAATAGAATTCTGGGAATGCCTGTAGAACTTCAAAATCGTTTGTTTAAGTACTTTACTGATACACTTAATGCGATTATTAGTCAGGCTAAGAAAGGTGGACGTTTTGATTTGGGTATTCTAG aTCTGGGTGCTGCCGGTGAAAATGTTACCCGAGTTAAACTCTTGAAATTCATCCGTAAGCATGCTACCGGAACTGCCCCAACTGAATTACATACCGTTCGTGTAGAACGCGGAATGATTTGGCAGGAGGCTCTCGACAA GTATGCCGATCTTATCAGTGAAAAAGAAGGATTCTACTTATCACACCAATTGCGCAATAATAAGCGAACAGCAATCCTTGCGATTGAAATTGAGGCAATCACACCCCAACAGCAGCAGAAGAAGAAAGGGGACACCAAACCAAGTAAGAAGGATATAATGTTCCAGGTTTACCGTCCCAATACTGGTCTACAAGTTCGACCAGAATCTTTGGCCGAAATTGAGAAGAAGTACAAGAAAGTCACAGTGGAGGAGGCTGAAACCCACTGGACGCAGCAATATGATGCGTCGGTAAATACCTGTTCCCATGCTTATTGGAATGGCAATTGTAGAAATGTAAATATAGGCCAGGAGTGTGAG GTCGGCTTGCGACAGCGTCTATACACAGTCTTGGCTGGTTCTGTACTCTCGGTATGGTCTCGTGTAGAGAATATTCTTTCAATGCGAAGTGCGATAAACAACAAGATGCAAGTTATTCGATTGAAAACCACCGAAGGAGAAAAAATTGTTGGAACGCTTATACCAAAAACCTGCTCCGAATTACTCGTCCAAGACTTAAAGTCTGACGCTGAAAAAGTTGAGGAGACATCCTTTTCAAAGGCTTAG